The following proteins are encoded in a genomic region of Palaemon carinicauda isolate YSFRI2023 chromosome 19, ASM3689809v2, whole genome shotgun sequence:
- the LOC137658210 gene encoding adhesive plaque matrix protein-like, whose translation MVSISHCLAFVGLLATFVSGLPDGGYGAPAAKCYPKTEYITEYNTKFKEVPIYETVYKQEYVPTTVYEPVYKTNYNTKYLTDYVPEYVSTTLYKTLTNYVTDYKTQYQTAYKTKYVTKAEYVPKYVTETAYTTVYKTDVQYQTVYKTEYQPKYVTETDLQYKTQYETKVVPQYHTELKTVQTYKTYCPQPYGDYY comes from the exons ATG GTGTCCATTTCGCATTGTCTGGCCTTCGTAGGCTTATTAGCCACCTTCGTTTCGGGTCTGCCCGATGGAGGGTACGGTGCCCCCGCTGCCAAGTGCTACCCAAAGACTGAGTACATCACGGAATATAACACCAAGTTCAAAGAG GTCCCCATCTACGAGACCGTCTACAAGCAAGAGTACGTGCCAACCACGGTGTACGAGCCCGTCTACAAGACGAACTACAACACCAAGTACCTGACCGACTACGTGCCCGAGTACGTAAGCACGACCCTGTACAAGACGCTGACGAACTACGTCACCGACTACAAGACGCAGTACCAAACCGCCTACAAGACCAAGTACGTCACCAAGGCCGAGTACGTGCCGAAGTACGTGACGGAGACGGCTTACACGACCGTCTACAAGACGGACGTGCAATACCAGACCGTCTACAAGACGGAATACCAGCCCAAGTACGTCACCGAGACAGACCTTCAGTATAAGACCCAATATGAGACCAAGGTTGTTCCCCAGTACCACACCGAATTGAAAACAGTTCAGACATATAAAACTTATTGTCCTCAGCCATATGgtgattattattag
- the LOC137658211 gene encoding adhesive plaque matrix protein-like, whose protein sequence is MNANILFVFAGVVAAACALPDAGYGTPAPCYPKTVYVTKYETQINKVPVYETVYKTQYVPTTVYEPVYKTVYDTKYSTQYVPQYVTQTEYKTQVQYVTDYQTKTETVYKTQYVTKTEHVPQYVTQTAYQTVYKTQVQYQTVYKTEYQPQYVTTTQLQYQTVYKTQIVPDYQTVYSTVQTYKTVCPKPGYGH, encoded by the exons ATGAACGCCAACATTCTCTTTGTTTTCGCTGGAGTTGTGGCAGCAGCTTGTGCCCTGCCCGACGCCGGCTATGGGACGCCTGCTCCCTGTTACCCAAAGACTGTCTATGTCACCAAATACGAGACTCAGATCAATAAG GTTCCAGTCTACGAAACCGTCTACAAGACGCAGTATGTACCAACAACAGTCTATGAACCAGTCTACAAGACAGTCTACGACACCAAATACAGCACTCAATACGTGCCTCAGTATGTAACCCAAACTGAGTACAAAACTCAAGTACAGTATGTTACAGATTACCAGACTAAGACCGAGACAGTCTACAAGACTCAGTACGTCACCAAGACTGAACACGTTCCACAGTACGTCACTCAGACTGCCTACCAGACAGTCTACAAGACCCAGGTTCAATACCAGACCGTCTACAAGACTGAGTACCAGCCACAGTACGTCACCACAACCCAGCTGCAGTACCAGACCGTCTACAAGACTCAGATCGTACCAGATTACCAGACTGTGTACAGCACAGTCCAGACCTACAAGACAGTCTGCCCGAAACCAGGTTATGGTCACTGA
- the LOC137658212 gene encoding adhesive plaque matrix protein-like, which produces MNANILFVIAGVVAAACALPDAGYGTPAPCYPKTEYVTKYETQIKQVPVYETVYKTQYVPTTVYEPVYKTVYDTKYSTQYVPQYVTQTEYKTQVQYSTVYQTKTETVYKTQYVTKTEHVPQYVTQTAYQTVYKTQVQYQTVYKTEYQPQYVTTTQLQYQTVYKTQIVPDYQTVYSTVQTYKTVCPKPGYGH; this is translated from the exons ATGAACGCCAACATTCTCTTTGTTATCGCTGGAGTTGTGGCAGCAGCTTGTGCCCTGCCCGACGCCGGCTATGGGACGCCTGCTCCCTGTTACCCAAAGACTGAGTATGTCACCAAATACGAGACTCAGATCAAGCAG GTTCCAGTCTACGAAACCGTCTACAAGACGCAGTATGTACCAACAACAGTCTATGAACCAGTCTACAAGACAGTCTACGACACCAAATACAGCACTCAATACGTGCCTCAGTATGTAACCCAAACTGAGTACAAAACTCAAGTACAGTATTCTACAGTTTACCAGACTAAGACCGAGACAGTCTACAAGACTCAGTACGTCACCAAGACTGAACACGTTCCACAGTACGTCACTCAGACTGCCTACCAGACAGTCTACAAGACCCAGGTTCAATACCAGACCGTCTACAAGACTGAGTACCAGCCACAGTACGTCACCACAACCCAGCTGCAGTACCAGACCGTCTACAAGACTCAGATCGTACCAGATTACCAGACTGTGTACAGCACAGTCCAGACCTACAAGACAGTCTGCCCGAAACCAGGTTATGGTCACTGA